A region of Anguilla anguilla isolate fAngAng1 chromosome 18, fAngAng1.pri, whole genome shotgun sequence DNA encodes the following proteins:
- the hif1an gene encoding hypoxia-inducible factor 1-alpha inhibitor, with product MAAATVAEADPASAEGGTTFAEVHSSGWNESQFRKYTFQTRSIPRMSHTDPRAEILIDNEEPVVLTDTNLVYPALKWDINYLQEHIGSGDFSVYIAQNHRFLYYDEKKMANCEHFVPKSRRLEMKFSEFVDKMKNTEESGGEERVYLQQTLNDTVGRKIVMDFLGFNWNWINKQQAKRNWGQLTSNLLLIGMEGNVTPAHYDEQQNFFAQIKGYKRCILFPPDQFESLYPYPVHHPCDRQSQVDFENPNYEKFPNFKNVVGYETVVGPGDVLYIPMYWWHHIESLLNGGVTITVNFWYKGAPTPRRIEYPLKAHQKVAIMRNIEKMLGEALGEPREVGPLLNMMIKGRYDQDFS from the exons ATGGCAGCAGCGACGGTAGCGGAAGCCGATCCAGCGAGTGCCGAGGGTGGTACCACCTTCGCCGAGGTCCATAGCTCTGGATGGAACGAGTCCCAGTTCAGAAAATATACTTTCCAGACCCGGTCTATACCGCGAATGTCTCACACCGACCCCAGAGCTGAGATCCTAATAGACAATGAG GAACCAGTTGTTCTAACTGACACCAACCTGGTGTATCCGGCACTAAAATGGGATATAAACTACCTGCAGGAGCACATCGGCAGTGGAGATTTCTCTGTCTACATCGCTCAAAACCATAGGTTCCTCTACtatgatgaaaagaaaatggcgaACTGCGAGCACTTTGTTCCCAAGTCACGCCGTTTGGAAATGAAATTTTCAGAATTTGTGGACAAAATGAAGAATACTGAAGAGtcagggggagaagagag GGTGTACTTGCAGCAAACGCTGAACGACACGGTGGGCAGAAAAATTGTGATGGATTTCCTGGGTTTCAACTGGAATTGGATCAACAAACAGCAAGCGAAGAGAAATTGGGGGCAGCTAACGTCCAACCTGCTGCTCATAGGCATGGAAG GAAACGTGACCCCAGCGCACTACGATGAGCAGCAGAACTTCTTCGCTCAGATTAAAGGCTATAAGAGATGCATCCTCTTCCCCCCGGATCAGTTCGAGAGTCTCTATCCTTATCCTGTTCACCACCCCTGTGACAGGCAGAGCCAG gTTGATTTTGAGAATCCCAACTATGAAAAGTTTCctaatttcaaaaatgttgttGGGTATGAGACTGTGGTGGGGCCAGGAGACGTGTTGTACATCCCAATGTACTG GTGGCATCACATTGAGTCCTTGTTAAATGGAGGAGTGACAATCACAGTTAATTTCTGGTACAAG GGAGCTCCTACCCCAAGGAGGATTGAGTACCCCCTGAAGGCGCACCAGAAGGTGGCCATCATGAGGAACATTGAGAAGATGCTGGGAGAGGCACTGGGGGAACCGCGCGAG GTCGGCCCTTTGTTGAACATGATGATCAAAGGCCGATATGACCAAGACTTCAGTTAG